GTTGCACCATTAATACTGATTTGGTAGATGCCGTTTACAAAGTTTTAGAACGCCAAGAGAATCTAGATTATCTAGTAGTAGAAACAACTGGATTAGCAGATCCATTACCAGTAGCTCTGACATTTCTAGGTACTGAATTGCGAGATTTGACTCGTTTAGATTCGATTATCACTGTAGTAGATGCGGCAAATTATAGCCTCGATTTATTCAACTCTGAAGCAGCACACAATCAGATTGCCTATGGTGATGTAATTCTGCTGAATAAGACAGATTTGGTGGATGAAGCTACTTTAAATGAGTTAGAAGGAAAAATTAACGAAGTTAAGGAAGGAGCGAGAATTCTTCGCACCACGCGATCGCAAGTGCCACTTCCCTTAATTCTCAGTGTTGGTTTATTTGAGTCTAATAAGTATTTTGATACTGCCGAAGATGACCACGACCATCACGACCATGATCATGACCATGATCACTCAACGTGTGGACACGACCATCATGACCATGACCATCACAATCATGACCATCACGATCATGACCATGAACACCATCATCATTCCGACCATTTAGAAAATGATGGCTTTACTTCAATATCTTTTCAAAGTGATAAGCCTCTTTCCATTAGGAAGTTTCAGTATTTCTTAGATAACCAGCTAAGCTCAAATATCTTCCGGGCAAAGGGGATTATGTGGTTTGATGAAAGTCCGAAGCGTCATATTTTCCACTTATGTGGCAAACGCTTCACCTTAGATGATGATGAGTGGCAAGGTCAACCAAAAAACCAATTAGTACTAATTGGTCAAAATTTGGATCGTGAGGCTTTAATGACTCAGCTAGAAAATTGCATTTGTCTCCCTTCCACCTCTCGCGGAAAAGGGTTTGGAAAATAAAAGTTAAGAGTTAAGAGTTATAAATTATAATTCATAACTCTTAACTCCTCACTGACAAAAGTATGCGCGTTATCATCCAGCGAGTCAAATCATCTCAAGTCATCGTGAATGGTGAAGTTGTCGGTAAAATTGGGCGGGGGCTAAACTTGCTTGTAGGCATTGCTGATACCGATACTGATATTGAACTCGACTGGATGGTACGTAAATGTTTGGAATTGCGCCTATTTCCTGGTGAAGAAGGGGGCGACAGATGGCAAAAATCCGTGCAAGAAATCGGCGGTGAATTATTAGTAGTCAGTCAGTTTACGCTTTACGGGGACTGCCGTAAAGGTCGCCGCCCCTCTTTTGACCGTTCAGCTACGCCTCAATTAGCAGAAGATTTATATGACCGTTTTGTAACTAAGTTACAAACTAGCGGGTTAGTGATAGAAACTGGTAAATTTGGTGCAATGATGCAAGTCACTATTGAAAATGATGGGCCTGTAACTTTATTACTTGAGCGAGAAGCAATTTAAATATATATACGTAAAACGAAGAATATCATTACTTCTTAGATAGTGGAGTTCTAAATAATGAGAGAATATTAAATTAACCATCACAAAAGTTTAAATTCTTTCATCATGGCGAAAATCCAGTTTTCTAGAGGGATCGACGAAGAAGTAGTTCCAGAGGTGCGTTTGACGCGCTCAAAAGATGGCAACGATGGCACGGCAACATTTATTTTTGAAAATCCCAGGGCTTTAGATCAAGATAAAACTGATGACATCACCGGGATGTACCTAATTGATGAAGAAGGCGAAATCATTACCCGCGAAGTTAAAGCTATATTTGTCAACGGCAGACCGGAAAAAATACAAGCACTTTACCTGATGAAATCAAAAGAAGAATGGGAGCGTTTTATACGCTTCATGGAACGGTATGCTGAAGAAAACGATTTGGGATTCAGCAAATCTTAATCAGAATTGGTAATGGGTAATGGATAATTGCTTCACTACTCATTACCTATTACCTAAATATGACGTCACAACCTCACCCAGACTCGATTGAAATTACGATAACTTGTGCTGTCGTTACCGTCAGTGATACGCGTACCCCCGAAACAGATAAGAGTGGACAGCTGATTCAGCAATTACTGCTTGCTGCCCATCATGCTGTAGGAGCCTACACAATTATCAAAGATGAACCAACACAGATTCAAGGGCAAATAGAACAGCTGGGTCAAAACTTGAATTTAGACGCTGTGATTTTCAACGGTGGCACAGGTATTGCACCGAGAGATACCACTTACGATGCGATTGAGAAGTTACTAGAGAAAACTTTGCCAGGATTTGGAGAGTTGTTTCGCTTTTTAAGTTATCAAGAAATTGGTTCGCGTGCGATCGCTTCTCGCGCAGTTGCTGGTGTTTATCAAAATAAACTAATCTTCTCGCTTCCAGGTTCAAGTAATGCTGTACGACTGGCGATGGAAAAACTGATTTTACCCGAACTAGTTCATTTGGTAAGTCAGATTCGTAAATAGGGTATTGGGGACTGGGGATTGGGGACTGGGGACTAGGTAAAGTAATATCAAGAGCTTATATCAAAACTTTTTGAGTATGCCTTAATTACGAATTACGAATTACGAATTACGAATTACGAATTACGAATTAGTACGCTGAGTTCCAATAAAAAAACCCCCGTGTTGATGCGGAGGTTGGTATTTGGTCTTAGACTATTTTTTCAAAAAATTGATTTAAAATGGAGCGATCGCTAAACAAATGGTAGCCAAAAGAGTAGCAATTATATAAAACGTCCCAACGACTTGCAATTCTGACCAGCCTGTAAGTTCTAGGTGATGGTGTAAAGGAGCCATTTTGAAGAGGCGCTTGCCTTTCCCATCGGGGCCTTTAGTGGCTTTGTAATAACTTACCTGCGCCATTACAGAAAGTGTTTCTACAAAGAAGATACCGCTAAGAATGAACAGTGCTGCTAAACTGTTAGTCAAAAGTGCTACCGCACCTAAAGCTCCACCTAGTGCTAGGGAACCTGTATCTCCCATAAAAACGCGTGCTGGGTTGCGGTTATGAGCTAAGAAACCTAAGCAACTACCACTTAAAGCGGCACAAAATACCATCAATCCAGGTGAAGTAGGTGCGATAATTACGGCTAATGCTAGTAAAGCGATCGCTACTGTTCCACCTGCTAAACCATCAATACCATCAGTTAAATTAGTTGCATTACTCTCTGCCACTAGGACAAAGCCAGCTAAAGGCCAGAATAACAAACCTAAAGGTAAAGAAAAACTCACCCAAGGTAAAGCAATATTTGTAATATTAGTAGGCTGATTAAACATCAACCATATACAAAACACCGCAGCAAAGCCGACTTGTAAAGCCAATTTCATGCGGGGGGATATACCTTTATTTGACTTCCGGCGGAGAATTTGCCAATCATCTATCCAGCCAATGAAGCCGTAGCTGAGGGTTAATGCCGAAACAGCAAGCACCTCTTTGGCAAAGTTAGATAATAGGCAGGCAGCTATTACAGCAACGGGTATAAAAAATATACCACCCATTGTTGGCGTACCTGCCTTTTTCAAATGGGCTTGGGGGCCATCTTCGCGAATGATTTGCCCCGTTTTGAGTGCTTGCAGTACAGGTATGACCAGATGACCTATGAAACCTGAACCCAATGCACACAATAATAGTGGTAGGGTTAGTGACATAGCTTGCCA
This region of Nostoc sp. UHCC 0302 genomic DNA includes:
- a CDS encoding MogA/MoaB family molybdenum cofactor biosynthesis protein, which translates into the protein MTSQPHPDSIEITITCAVVTVSDTRTPETDKSGQLIQQLLLAAHHAVGAYTIIKDEPTQIQGQIEQLGQNLNLDAVIFNGGTGIAPRDTTYDAIEKLLEKTLPGFGELFRFLSYQEIGSRAIASRAVAGVYQNKLIFSLPGSSNAVRLAMEKLILPELVHLVSQIRK
- a CDS encoding GTP-binding protein, whose amino-acid sequence is MQSAVTPESQAMDAPKQGMPVTIITGFLGSGKTTLLNHILTNQQGLKTAVLVNEFGEIGIDNELIVSTGENMVELSNGCICCTINTDLVDAVYKVLERQENLDYLVVETTGLADPLPVALTFLGTELRDLTRLDSIITVVDAANYSLDLFNSEAAHNQIAYGDVILLNKTDLVDEATLNELEGKINEVKEGARILRTTRSQVPLPLILSVGLFESNKYFDTAEDDHDHHDHDHDHDHSTCGHDHHDHDHHNHDHHDHDHEHHHHSDHLENDGFTSISFQSDKPLSIRKFQYFLDNQLSSNIFRAKGIMWFDESPKRHIFHLCGKRFTLDDDEWQGQPKNQLVLIGQNLDREALMTQLENCICLPSTSRGKGFGK
- the mraY gene encoding phospho-N-acetylmuramoyl-pentapeptide-transferase; translation: MDAKLSPEQGLNISGIGLASLLALGLSATALTFDWMANRTPWQAMSLTLPLLLCALGSGFIGHLVIPVLQALKTGQIIREDGPQAHLKKAGTPTMGGIFFIPVAVIAACLLSNFAKEVLAVSALTLSYGFIGWIDDWQILRRKSNKGISPRMKLALQVGFAAVFCIWLMFNQPTNITNIALPWVSFSLPLGLLFWPLAGFVLVAESNATNLTDGIDGLAGGTVAIALLALAVIIAPTSPGLMVFCAALSGSCLGFLAHNRNPARVFMGDTGSLALGGALGAVALLTNSLAALFILSGIFFVETLSVMAQVSYYKATKGPDGKGKRLFKMAPLHHHLELTGWSELQVVGTFYIIATLLATICLAIAPF
- the dtd gene encoding D-aminoacyl-tRNA deacylase produces the protein MRVIIQRVKSSQVIVNGEVVGKIGRGLNLLVGIADTDTDIELDWMVRKCLELRLFPGEEGGDRWQKSVQEIGGELLVVSQFTLYGDCRKGRRPSFDRSATPQLAEDLYDRFVTKLQTSGLVIETGKFGAMMQVTIENDGPVTLLLEREAI
- the psb28 gene encoding photosystem II reaction center protein Psb28 — protein: MAKIQFSRGIDEEVVPEVRLTRSKDGNDGTATFIFENPRALDQDKTDDITGMYLIDEEGEIITREVKAIFVNGRPEKIQALYLMKSKEEWERFIRFMERYAEENDLGFSKS